The following coding sequences lie in one Numenius arquata chromosome 27, bNumArq3.hap1.1, whole genome shotgun sequence genomic window:
- the S100A16 gene encoding protein S100-A16, which produces MAECTELEWAVQVLVNNFDKYSSRRCCCKKPRRISKKDFRKMLSCELNHMLTDTGNRRAADKLICDLDENKDGRISFEEYWTLIGGIASPIAQIIRQQELSVKHTK; this is translated from the exons ATGGCAGAATGCACGGAGCTGGAATGGGCCGTCCAGGTGCTGGTGAACAACTTCGACAAGTACTCgagccgccgctgctgctgcaaaaagccCCGGCGCATCAGCAAGAAGGATTTCCGCAAGATGCTGAGCTGTGAGCTCAACCACATGCTGACG gacaccgGGAACCGTCGAGCGGCCGACAAGCTCATCTGCGACCTGGATGAGAACAAAGACGGGCGCATCAGCTTCGAGGAGTACTGGACCTTGATAGGCGGCATCGCCAGCCCCATCGCCCAAATCATCCGCCAGCAGGAGCTGAGCGTCAAGCACACCAAGTAG
- the LOC141475879 gene encoding protein S100-A4-like, with the protein MAYPLEQALAVMVTTFHKYSGKEGDKYKLSKAELKDLLNKELPIFGSKQMDEVEFKRLMNDLDHNKDSEVDFKEYACFLACITMGFNEFFKDGPAKQPRKK; encoded by the exons ATGGCGTATCCCCTGGAGCAGGCGCTGGCTGTGATGGTCACCACCTTCCACAAGTACTCGGGGAAGGAAGGGGACAAGTACAAGCTCAGCAAGGCAGAGCTCAAGGACCTGCTCAACAAGGAGCTGCCCATCTTCGGGAGC AAGCAAATGGACGAGGTGGAGTTCAAGAGGCTCATGAACGACCTGGACCACAACAAGGACAGCGAGGTGGACTTCAAGGAGTACGCCTGCTTCCTGGCCTGCATCACCATGGGCTTCAACGAGTTCTTCAAGGACGGCCCTGCCAAGCAGCCCCGCAAGAAGTGA